The Hyphomonadaceae bacterium ML37 genome includes a region encoding these proteins:
- the hfaD gene encoding holdfast anchor protein HfaD, whose product MSRHAQALIAGTTAAMLISAASFAEPTNRVTLDQTNSGANAASDAVTVGVGESVNSTAMVQANGATGFVTDWTSVTGQQTFTASADAVSRVEADDIWSWIISGAVAQGNGMTVQSLSDLDVDLTQNAAAGSRVSALSELRVADYTAHVIQTSVAAANAVEVNAAYGSQAINLTQTAAGDTYAGARLDAEDARIEDVAAAVQASGNSLQVSGYEANPNAQINQSQSGTVTAEADITARDVHWGLTAATEAAGNTAVITNDWGYAHLQGEQTNTGDITARTVVNLGEFSNGVAAISAHGVGNNALVSNIGADAYSGIGQVNTGAVTGEAQFNGGHNGGSGVGGGIVASASAIGNAQSGYICSECPVGLTTFMNQTNSGAVTARAQVNSPGYRPFISSSATAVGNAATFATRPPN is encoded by the coding sequence ATGTCCAGGCACGCACAAGCATTGATCGCGGGCACGACCGCCGCGATGCTGATCTCCGCAGCCAGCTTCGCGGAACCTACCAATAGGGTCACGCTGGACCAGACCAATTCCGGGGCCAATGCGGCCTCGGACGCGGTCACGGTCGGGGTCGGCGAATCGGTGAACTCCACCGCCATGGTGCAGGCCAACGGCGCCACCGGCTTCGTCACAGACTGGACCTCGGTCACCGGCCAGCAGACCTTTACCGCTTCGGCCGACGCGGTCTCGCGCGTCGAGGCGGACGATATCTGGTCGTGGATCATTTCCGGCGCGGTGGCCCAGGGCAACGGCATGACGGTTCAGAGCCTGAGCGATCTGGACGTGGACCTGACCCAGAACGCGGCGGCCGGTTCGCGCGTCAGCGCCCTGTCCGAGCTGCGTGTCGCCGACTACACGGCGCACGTAATTCAGACTTCGGTCGCGGCAGCCAATGCCGTCGAGGTCAACGCGGCCTATGGCAGCCAGGCCATCAACCTGACCCAGACAGCAGCGGGCGACACCTATGCCGGCGCACGGCTGGACGCTGAAGACGCGCGCATCGAGGATGTGGCCGCCGCCGTGCAGGCGTCGGGCAACAGCCTGCAGGTGTCGGGCTACGAGGCCAATCCGAACGCGCAGATCAACCAGTCCCAGTCCGGCACAGTCACCGCCGAAGCCGATATCACCGCGCGCGATGTACACTGGGGCCTGACCGCCGCCACCGAAGCTGCGGGCAATACCGCCGTCATCACCAATGACTGGGGCTATGCCCATCTGCAGGGCGAGCAAACCAATACCGGCGACATCACCGCCCGCACGGTGGTGAATCTCGGCGAGTTCTCCAACGGCGTCGCGGCGATCAGCGCCCATGGCGTGGGCAATAACGCGCTGGTCTCCAATATCGGCGCGGACGCCTATAGCGGGATCGGCCAGGTCAATACCGGCGCCGTGACGGGCGAGGCCCAGTTCAATGGCGGGCATAATGGCGGATCGGGCGTGGGCGGGGGCATCGTCGCCTCGGCCTCGGCCATCGGCAACGCCCAGTCGGGCTATATCTGTTCGGAATGCCCGGTGGGCCTGACCACCTTCATGAACCAGACCAATTCCGGCGCGGTGACCGCCCGCGCGCAGGTCAACTCGCCCGGCTACAGGCCCTTCATCTCCAGCTCGGCCACGGCGGTGGGCAATGCGGCGACCTTCGCCACCCGCCCGCCGAACTGA
- a CDS encoding saccharopine dehydrogenase NADP-binding domain-containing protein, producing the protein MGSTLTHRTHPNSQRDFMSQREFDVIVFGATGFTGRLVAEYLSQQYGPSVRWAMAGRSADKLAAVRDEIGAPADTPLITADSADRASLKALAERTKVVITTVGPYQNFGEPLVAACAEAGTDYVDLCGEPAWMHDIIHRYDAPAKASGARIVLSCGFDSVPFDLGVYVLQREAIARSGKPITRVKGRVRKMKGTFSGGTAASFAQTMARAAREPDVINWLKDPFSLTPDFRGPDQPHGAKPLYEEDLGSWSAPFMMAAINTKNIHRSNLLLGHLYGTDFVYDEMLLTGPGEQGEAIANHVAKDRSMAENPPKPGEGPSRAEREAGHYQIMFTGQMADGKRLTAVAGGDLDPGYGSTSRMISECALALANDVSRDDTPGGVWTPAPALREAGIARLTGKAGLYFRIED; encoded by the coding sequence ATGGGATCAACCCTCACACACCGCACCCATCCCAACAGCCAGAGAGACTTCATGAGCCAGCGCGAGTTTGACGTGATCGTTTTCGGCGCCACCGGGTTTACCGGCCGCCTTGTCGCCGAATACCTGAGCCAGCAATACGGACCTTCCGTGCGCTGGGCGATGGCTGGGCGGTCGGCGGACAAGCTGGCAGCGGTGCGCGATGAAATCGGCGCGCCGGCCGATACGCCGCTCATCACAGCTGACAGCGCGGACCGGGCCTCGCTCAAAGCCCTGGCGGAACGCACCAAGGTCGTGATCACGACGGTCGGCCCGTACCAGAATTTCGGCGAGCCGCTGGTCGCCGCCTGCGCCGAAGCCGGGACCGATTATGTCGATCTGTGCGGCGAGCCGGCCTGGATGCACGATATCATCCACCGCTATGACGCCCCGGCCAAGGCGTCCGGCGCCCGCATCGTGCTGTCATGCGGCTTTGATTCGGTGCCCTTTGATCTCGGCGTCTATGTCCTGCAGCGCGAGGCGATTGCGCGCAGCGGAAAGCCCATCACCCGGGTCAAGGGCCGGGTGCGCAAGATGAAAGGCACGTTTTCGGGCGGCACGGCGGCGAGCTTTGCGCAGACCATGGCCCGCGCCGCGCGCGAGCCAGACGTGATCAACTGGCTCAAGGACCCCTTCTCCCTGACCCCGGATTTCCGCGGCCCGGACCAGCCCCACGGAGCCAAACCGCTCTATGAGGAAGACCTGGGCAGCTGGTCGGCGCCCTTCATGATGGCGGCCATCAATACCAAGAACATCCACCGCTCCAACCTGTTGCTCGGCCATCTCTACGGGACCGACTTTGTCTATGACGAGATGCTGCTGACCGGGCCGGGCGAGCAGGGCGAGGCGATCGCCAACCATGTGGCCAAGGACCGGTCCATGGCCGAGAACCCGCCCAAGCCCGGCGAAGGTCCGTCGCGCGCCGAACGCGAGGCTGGCCATTACCAGATCATGTTCACCGGGCAGATGGCTGACGGAAAGCGCCTGACCGCCGTGGCCGGCGGGGATCTGGATCCGGGCTATGGCTCCACTTCGCGCATGATTTCCGAGTGCGCGCTGGCTCTGGCGAACGATGTCAGCCGTGATGACACGCCCGGCGGCGTGTGGACGCCCGCCCCGGCCCTGCGCGAAGCCGGGATTGCCCGCCTGACCGGCAAGGCCGGGCTGTATTTCCGCATCGAGGACTGA
- a CDS encoding PaaI family thioesterase encodes MSARLSLLMNSPYVRRLGVRFDDHGDELTGILPYAEALVGNPLIPALHGGAIGAFMEITAAAGLLAASDLAALPKPIDVSIDYLRPVRPADVYARAAITRQGSRVANVRVEAWQERRAAPVATLHGHFLVKPVGSAS; translated from the coding sequence ATGAGCGCGCGTCTGTCCCTGTTGATGAACAGCCCCTATGTGCGCCGCCTGGGCGTGCGCTTTGATGATCATGGCGACGAGCTGACCGGCATTTTGCCCTACGCCGAGGCGCTGGTGGGCAATCCGCTGATCCCCGCCCTGCATGGCGGCGCGATTGGCGCCTTCATGGAGATCACCGCCGCGGCCGGCCTGCTGGCGGCCAGCGATCTGGCCGCCCTGCCCAAGCCCATCGATGTCTCCATCGACTATCTGCGCCCGGTGCGCCCGGCGGATGTGTATGCGCGCGCGGCGATTACCCGGCAGGGATCGCGCGTAGCCAATGTGCGTGTGGAAGCCTGGCAGGAGCGCCGCGCCGCTCCGGTCGCGACGCTCCATGGCCATTTCCTGGTCAAGCCGGTTGGCTCGGCCAGCTAG
- a CDS encoding PaaI family thioesterase translates to MTDDLQSRLDQLAPLLVAGSPHAADLGFVLDAVRPGEAVVRAPYREDLVGDPDTGVTHGGVVTALLDHASGTAAFAGLGGDKALATLDLRIDYMRPAAPGRAIIAEAHTAKVSGLIAFVSAIAHDGDRNDPVATSHAAFMVSRVSQEAADRVRADIEAGRAGPYTRTPGPGQAGGAR, encoded by the coding sequence ATGACAGATGATCTTCAATCGAGGCTCGACCAGCTGGCGCCGCTTCTGGTGGCCGGCAGTCCCCACGCCGCCGATCTCGGCTTTGTGCTGGACGCGGTGCGTCCCGGCGAAGCGGTGGTGCGCGCCCCTTATCGCGAAGACCTGGTGGGCGATCCCGACACCGGCGTGACCCATGGCGGCGTCGTGACGGCGCTGCTGGACCATGCCTCGGGCACGGCCGCGTTCGCCGGGCTGGGCGGCGACAAGGCGCTGGCGACGCTGGATCTGCGCATTGACTATATGCGGCCCGCCGCGCCGGGCCGCGCAATCATCGCCGAGGCGCACACGGCCAAGGTCTCGGGTCTGATCGCCTTTGTCAGCGCCATCGCCCATGACGGCGACCGCAATGATCCGGTGGCCACGTCCCACGCCGCCTTCATGGTGTCGCGCGTCAGCCAGGAAGCCGCCGACCGGGTGCGCGCCGATATCGAGGCGGGGCGCGCCGGCCCCTACACCCGCACGCCAGGACCCGGCCAGGCGGGAGGCGCCCGATGA